A window from Pseudomonas frederiksbergensis encodes these proteins:
- a CDS encoding VOC family protein has product MHRVQKLTPCLWFDDQAEEAAKFYCAIFDHSKISAITHYGKAGQEIHGRPEGSVMTVSFELDGQSFTGLNGGPLFKFNEAVSFQVNCHTQEEVDHFWGRLSAGGPVEAQQCGWLKDKFGVSWQIVPVALTDMMKDPDTAKSQRAMTALLQMKKLDIAALQRAFDGES; this is encoded by the coding sequence ATGCACCGCGTTCAAAAACTCACGCCCTGCCTGTGGTTCGACGATCAAGCCGAGGAGGCCGCGAAGTTCTACTGTGCGATCTTCGATCATTCGAAAATCAGTGCCATTACCCACTACGGTAAGGCCGGTCAGGAGATACATGGCAGGCCCGAAGGCTCGGTGATGACGGTTAGTTTCGAACTGGACGGACAGAGTTTTACCGGCCTCAACGGCGGCCCCCTGTTCAAGTTCAATGAAGCGGTTTCATTCCAGGTCAATTGCCATACTCAGGAAGAAGTCGACCACTTCTGGGGGCGTCTGTCCGCGGGCGGGCCCGTTGAGGCTCAGCAATGCGGCTGGCTCAAGGATAAATTCGGCGTGTCGTGGCAGATCGTTCCGGTGGCCCTGACGGACATGATGAAAGACCCCGACACGGCAAAATCCCAACGCGCCATGACGGCACTGTTGCAGATGAAAAAACTCGATATCGCTGCACTGCAACGAGCCTTTGACGGCGAGAGCTAA
- a CDS encoding helix-turn-helix transcriptional regulator — MKPAVAKDADKAPRFWRDDALPFIEARSIADGREVCYTRHSHEHFSIGAITAGCSTYLHEQSECQVSAGTVVLMNPGDVHACNPLDDQPWSYLMLYVETPWLTDLQHQLGFSPDLAFRRFSITHVDDADLFAGLKGLYDVLVDDQHDILRKHSAAVEFFTDVQQRLNPGDQPLREPNFKLERAAEYIRDNFTQLLKLEDICAAAQLSPSYLIRAFKQHYGMTPHAFVLNQRIQFARERLRRGKLIADVALEAGFADQAHFQRVFKQHLAATPGQYRS; from the coding sequence ATGAAGCCCGCCGTTGCCAAAGATGCCGACAAAGCCCCGCGCTTCTGGCGCGACGACGCCCTGCCCTTCATCGAAGCCCGTTCCATCGCCGACGGCCGCGAGGTCTGCTACACCCGGCATTCTCACGAGCACTTTTCCATTGGTGCAATCACGGCCGGGTGCAGTACCTATCTCCATGAACAATCGGAATGTCAGGTCAGTGCCGGCACCGTGGTGCTGATGAATCCCGGTGATGTCCACGCCTGCAATCCCCTCGATGACCAACCGTGGTCGTACCTGATGCTGTACGTCGAGACACCCTGGCTGACCGATTTGCAGCATCAGCTCGGTTTCAGCCCGGACTTGGCGTTCCGCCGGTTTTCCATCACTCACGTGGACGACGCCGATCTGTTTGCCGGGCTCAAGGGTTTGTACGACGTGCTGGTCGATGATCAGCACGACATCCTGCGCAAGCACAGCGCCGCGGTGGAGTTTTTCACCGATGTACAGCAGCGCCTCAACCCCGGTGATCAGCCTCTGCGCGAGCCCAATTTCAAACTGGAGCGGGCCGCCGAGTACATCCGCGACAACTTCACGCAATTGCTCAAGCTCGAAGATATTTGCGCGGCGGCTCAGTTGTCGCCTTCCTACCTCATCCGCGCGTTCAAGCAGCATTACGGCATGACGCCCCACGCGTTTGTACTCAACCAGCGAATCCAGTTCGCCCGGGAGCGGTTGCGTCGCGGTAAATTGATTGCCGATGTGGCACTTGAAGCAGGGTTTGCCGATCAGGCGCACTTTCAACGGGTTTTTAAACAGCATCTGGCGGCGACGCCGGGGCAATACCGGAGTTGA